The Opitutaceae bacterium genome has a window encoding:
- a CDS encoding ATP-binding protein, with translation MSAKKQSSLDRVLGRLDNLDTVNLTNLVQRLARERGLLEAVFNTVREGILVVDEHGVIEYSNHSARRMIGLKETEVGSATLWRLVPGLRQSLDLKSDEAIGRRSAITREIELNYPEPRFVRLYMVPFRESAAEPATLERFVVILSDITQEKLSTREQIEGERISSIILLAAGVAHELGNPLNSLTIHLQLIERQLKRMEATPQASKMNESIRICQDEVSRLDGIIRNFLEAIRPRPPDLQPVNLFEILDTVLAFQKGELEDRGLTLEVTTGQEPPVVSADANQIKQVFFNLIKNAMEAMQSGGVIRIRSWTDDDWVYFQVGDTGKGIAEEDLSQVFQPFHTTKSGGSGLGLMIVQRIMRDHGGQIGIESREGQGTLVTLQFPFTDRRVRLLRE, from the coding sequence ATGAGCGCGAAGAAGCAGAGCTCCCTCGACCGCGTCCTCGGGCGTCTGGACAATCTGGATACGGTCAACCTGACCAACCTGGTTCAGCGGCTGGCCCGGGAAAGGGGGTTGCTCGAGGCCGTCTTCAACACGGTCAGGGAAGGCATCCTGGTGGTCGACGAACACGGGGTCATCGAGTACTCCAACCACTCCGCCCGCCGGATGATCGGGTTGAAGGAGACGGAGGTCGGGTCGGCCACGCTCTGGAGACTGGTTCCGGGCCTGCGGCAGTCGCTGGATCTGAAGTCGGATGAAGCGATCGGGCGCCGTTCGGCCATCACGCGGGAGATCGAGCTCAATTATCCCGAACCCAGGTTTGTCCGGCTCTATATGGTGCCCTTCCGGGAGAGCGCGGCCGAGCCGGCCACCCTGGAGCGTTTTGTCGTCATCCTGTCGGACATCACCCAGGAGAAACTGTCGACCCGCGAGCAGATCGAGGGCGAAAGGATCTCTTCCATCATTCTGCTGGCGGCGGGGGTGGCCCATGAACTGGGCAATCCGTTGAACTCGCTGACCATTCACCTGCAGTTGATCGAGCGGCAGTTGAAGCGGATGGAAGCGACCCCGCAGGCGAGCAAGATGAACGAGTCGATCCGCATCTGCCAGGACGAGGTCAGCCGGCTCGACGGAATCATCCGCAATTTCCTCGAAGCAATCCGGCCGCGCCCTCCCGATCTGCAGCCGGTCAACCTGTTCGAGATCCTCGACACGGTCCTGGCCTTCCAGAAAGGCGAGTTGGAGGACCGGGGACTGACCCTCGAGGTGACGACCGGGCAGGAGCCCCCGGTGGTCTCGGCCGATGCCAATCAGATCAAGCAGGTCTTCTTCAACCTGATCAAGAACGCGATGGAGGCGATGCAGAGCGGCGGGGTCATCCGGATCCGATCCTGGACCGACGACGACTGGGTTTATTTCCAGGTTGGAGACACCGGGAAGGGAATCGCCGAAGAGGATCTTTCCCAGGTTTTTCAGCCGTTTCATACGACGAAGAGTGGCGGCAGTGGACTGGGGCTCATGATTGTCCAGCGCATCATGCGCGATCATGGGGGTCAGATCGGGATTGAGAGCCGCGAAGGGCAGGGAACCCTGGTGACGCTTCAGTTTCCGTTCACGGATCGGCGGGTTCGTCTGTTGCGGGAATAG
- a CDS encoding sigma-54 dependent transcriptional regulator, translated as MFASILIVDDEKHTREGLQQALEDDYDIYLAQDAEEAFNLLDSEVFNVVITDLRMPGKSGLKVVDKALSLPVTPVVIMMTAYGNVETAVEAMKRGATDFLTKPVNLEKLEILIQRALKSKTLEMENKELHQRLDERFNLEGIVGHSQPLIEMLDRVKLVAPSKATILIEGETGTGKEMIAQGIHQLSPRSKNPFMAVHCAALPATLLESELFGHEKGAFTGASERRIGRFESADGGTLFLDEIGEISLSTQVKLLRFLEQKTFERIGSSKMIKVDIRLIAATNRNLAKMVEEGTFREDLYFRLNVVQILMPPLRDRQDDIPVLLDHFLREFARENGVEPPVIEAGAMRVLQTYPWPGNIRELRNFAENAVVLNRGGRIRDFDLDPKFRGVALTAAPAPGVAAGNPLSVEQNEKRLLREALVEARGNRTKAAQLMGISRRTLHRKLTQWPELDVADR; from the coding sequence ATGTTCGCCTCGATATTAATCGTTGATGATGAGAAGCATACCCGAGAAGGGCTCCAGCAGGCCCTCGAGGATGATTACGATATCTATCTGGCTCAGGATGCGGAGGAAGCGTTCAATCTGCTGGATTCCGAGGTCTTCAATGTGGTCATCACCGACTTGAGGATGCCGGGAAAGTCCGGACTCAAGGTGGTGGACAAGGCGCTTTCTTTGCCGGTCACCCCGGTCGTGATCATGATGACGGCTTATGGGAATGTGGAGACGGCGGTCGAGGCGATGAAGCGGGGGGCGACGGACTTTTTGACCAAACCGGTCAATCTCGAGAAACTGGAGATCCTCATCCAGCGGGCGCTCAAGTCAAAGACCCTGGAAATGGAGAACAAGGAGCTTCATCAGCGGCTTGATGAGCGATTCAATCTCGAAGGCATCGTCGGTCATTCGCAGCCGTTGATCGAGATGCTTGACCGGGTGAAACTGGTCGCTCCCTCGAAGGCCACCATCCTGATCGAGGGCGAGACGGGCACGGGCAAGGAGATGATTGCCCAGGGGATTCACCAGCTCAGTCCGCGGTCCAAGAATCCGTTCATGGCCGTCCACTGTGCGGCGCTGCCGGCCACCCTGCTTGAGAGCGAGCTCTTCGGCCACGAAAAGGGTGCCTTCACCGGTGCCTCGGAGCGGCGGATCGGGCGGTTTGAGAGTGCGGACGGAGGCACGCTCTTCCTGGATGAAATCGGTGAAATCAGCCTGAGCACCCAGGTCAAGCTGCTCCGTTTTCTGGAGCAGAAGACCTTTGAGCGGATCGGAAGCTCGAAGATGATCAAGGTGGATATCCGGCTGATCGCGGCGACGAACCGCAATCTGGCGAAGATGGTGGAGGAGGGGACCTTCCGGGAGGATCTCTACTTCCGGCTCAACGTGGTCCAGATCCTGATGCCGCCGCTGCGTGATCGGCAGGATGATATCCCGGTCTTGCTCGATCATTTCCTGAGGGAATTCGCACGTGAGAACGGCGTGGAGCCCCCGGTCATCGAGGCCGGGGCGATGCGGGTTCTGCAGACCTATCCCTGGCCGGGCAATATCCGCGAGTTGAGGAATTTCGCGGAAAACGCGGTGGTCCTGAACCGTGGCGGGCGGATCCGGGATTTTGATCTCGATCCGAAGTTCCGGGGCGTGGCCCTCACGGCGGCGCCTGCGCCGGGTGTCGCGGCTGGAAACCCGCTTTCGGTGGAGCAGAATGAGAAGCGGCTTCTCCGCGAGGCCCTGGTCGAGGCCCGGGGGAATCGGACGAAGGCGGCCCAGCTGATGGGCATCAGCCGGCGAACCCTTCACCGCAAACTCACCCAGTGGCCGGAACTGGATGTGGCCGACCGGTGA
- a CDS encoding energy transducer TonB gives MAPPILQGEPIDLAPESVQIKGFEPAALTARSEPIYPGEAANIGISTGYARVGLLVDSAGAPGNLLAIEYSHEAFARSLIDSARHWSFRPAIVDGVAVPSRFFVAWRFYPKQAIWTNVTEAVDAKFDFGGGRNRLVYFPRNEDELDEKPQLTYFEIPQAPEGYVIDPADDRVTVVFFINEKGEVCLPHVEIAPSPELIIPAMAAVSQWRFTVPTVDGEPVLAIVSRRIKVVGYRLTSGERP, from the coding sequence TTGGCGCCACCCATCCTGCAGGGCGAACCGATTGACCTTGCTCCGGAGAGTGTCCAAATCAAGGGCTTTGAGCCGGCGGCCCTGACGGCGCGATCCGAACCCATTTATCCGGGTGAAGCCGCCAATATCGGCATTTCAACCGGGTACGCGCGGGTGGGGCTTCTGGTGGACTCGGCCGGTGCTCCCGGCAACTTGCTGGCCATCGAATATTCGCACGAGGCGTTTGCTCGATCGCTGATCGACTCGGCCCGGCACTGGTCGTTCCGACCGGCCATCGTTGACGGCGTGGCCGTACCTTCGCGGTTTTTTGTCGCGTGGAGGTTCTATCCCAAACAGGCGATCTGGACCAACGTGACCGAGGCGGTCGATGCCAAGTTTGATTTCGGAGGTGGACGGAATCGCCTGGTCTATTTTCCCCGCAACGAGGACGAACTCGATGAAAAGCCGCAACTGACCTACTTTGAGATACCCCAGGCCCCGGAAGGCTATGTGATCGACCCGGCTGATGATCGGGTCACCGTGGTTTTCTTCATCAACGAGAAGGGAGAGGTCTGCCTGCCCCACGTCGAGATTGCGCCTTCTCCCGAGCTGATCATCCCGGCGATGGCGGCCGTGAGTCAGTGGCGTTTCACCGTTCCGACGGTCGATGGCGAGCCGGTCCTCGCCATCGTCAGCCGACGGATCAAGGTCGTCGGCTACCGATTGACCAGTGGCGAGCGTCCATGA
- a CDS encoding D-2-hydroxyacid dehydrogenase, translating to MKIVVLDGATLNPGDNPWDEIAALGDFVCHDQTSPEQLPDRAGGADILLTNKTPLSAGTLARLPDLKFIGVLATGYNVVDVAAARARGIPVSNVPIYGTDAVAEYVFALLLNFLRQPQVHSEWVKRGNWTASGEWTHWLTPLAELAGKTIGIVGFGRIGRRVGELAAAFRMKVLASDPWHGNPPDYDFEWRETPDLFAEADIVTLHCNLTPENTGMVNAALLGRMKRNAFLVNTSRGPLVRDADLAAALTAGALAGAALDVVTNEPIEAGNPLLHAPNLTLTPHIAWAALEARRRLTKITAENVAAFIAGAPINVVN from the coding sequence ATGAAGATCGTTGTCCTTGATGGTGCCACCCTGAATCCCGGCGATAATCCGTGGGATGAAATTGCTGCCTTGGGCGATTTCGTCTGTCACGATCAAACGTCCCCGGAGCAGTTGCCCGACCGTGCCGGCGGCGCCGACATCCTGCTGACGAACAAGACACCGTTATCGGCCGGGACACTGGCCCGGTTGCCGGATTTGAAGTTCATCGGGGTTCTGGCCACCGGCTACAACGTGGTGGATGTCGCGGCGGCCCGGGCCCGGGGGATTCCGGTCTCAAATGTGCCCATCTACGGAACCGACGCGGTCGCGGAATACGTGTTTGCTCTGCTCCTGAATTTCCTCCGTCAGCCCCAGGTGCACAGCGAATGGGTCAAACGGGGTAATTGGACCGCTTCGGGCGAGTGGACGCATTGGTTGACGCCGTTGGCCGAGTTGGCCGGGAAGACGATCGGTATCGTGGGATTTGGCCGCATCGGACGCCGGGTCGGCGAGCTGGCGGCGGCCTTCAGGATGAAGGTGCTCGCAAGTGATCCGTGGCACGGGAATCCCCCGGATTATGATTTCGAATGGCGGGAGACTCCGGATCTCTTCGCCGAGGCGGATATCGTCACCCTGCACTGCAACCTGACCCCCGAAAACACGGGCATGGTCAATGCCGCGTTGTTGGGGCGGATGAAGAGGAACGCCTTTCTGGTCAATACGTCGCGAGGGCCTCTGGTCAGGGATGCGGATCTGGCCGCGGCATTGACGGCCGGCGCCCTGGCCGGGGCGGCTCTCGATGTGGTCACCAACGAACCGATTGAAGCGGGCAACCCTTTGCTCCATGCACCCAACCTGACCCTCACTCCCCATATCGCGTGGGCGGCATTGGAGGCCCGGAGGCGGTTGACGAAGATCACGGCGGAGAATGTTGCGGCCTTCATCGCGGGAGCGCCGATCAACGTCGTGAATTGA
- a CDS encoding AbrB/MazE/SpoVT family DNA-binding domain-containing protein — protein sequence MNSTVSEKGQVTIPKKLRDGLGLSPGSILDFSEEDGRLVARKVVGENPIAKWRGKGRLPKGLSVDRYLSRTRDGR from the coding sequence ATGAATTCCACGGTTTCAGAGAAAGGGCAGGTCACCATCCCGAAAAAGCTGCGCGATGGTCTGGGTCTGAGTCCTGGGTCAATACTGGATTTCAGCGAGGAGGACGGGCGTCTGGTCGCACGCAAGGTGGTTGGTGAAAATCCCATTGCGAAGTGGCGCGGCAAGGGACGGCTTCCCAAGGGTCTGTCGGTTGACCGCTACCTGTCGAGGACCCGGGATGGTCGATGA
- a CDS encoding type II toxin-antitoxin system VapC family toxin yields MRTALDSSVILDVVIGDPRWADASEAVLRESLSLGNLLINECVLAEIMPAFAPGDLVEFMNDWRIVFVPSSRSSAERAGEMYRAYLERGGKAKRVLPDFLIGSHAGEHADRLVARDRGYYRDYFTDLLVVEPTRRT; encoded by the coding sequence ATGAGGACCGCCTTGGATTCCAGTGTCATCCTGGATGTGGTGATTGGTGATCCGCGTTGGGCCGATGCTTCGGAAGCTGTCCTGAGGGAGTCGCTATCCCTCGGAAATCTTCTCATCAATGAGTGTGTTCTGGCGGAGATCATGCCGGCTTTCGCACCGGGCGACCTCGTTGAGTTCATGAACGACTGGCGGATCGTCTTTGTTCCTTCCAGTCGGAGCAGCGCCGAGAGGGCCGGGGAGATGTACCGGGCCTATCTCGAACGAGGCGGCAAGGCGAAACGGGTGCTTCCCGATTTTCTGATCGGGTCCCACGCGGGCGAACATGCGGATCGGCTGGTCGCCCGGGATCGTGGCTACTACCGGGACTATTTCACCGACCTGCTGGTGGTGGAGCCGACCCGCCGCACGTGA
- a CDS encoding DMT family transporter — protein sequence MRSDHDCGGRAGLHAIPGWAWMVACAASFCAMGVLVRELTVEHAVNVFWIGWVRYLLGLAVMAIPAATGAWSLRVHNKPVFIARGILGSVGLLVFFLAVSTVGLGRGTVLFYLMGVFGTLAGMVLLREHPRPLVWVAVVVSVAGVLLSAEAGWPRGGEWAGLIAAVFSGTTLALVRLLRRTDSNQVTFYGQGLWGSVLLAVPALLSSMPQGSGVWLMLVAMSALDIIGQLFMTQGLSMIPVAKGGALMMLIPIFSLLVGVIGFGESLTLLQWAGCGLVLLASFLAVISRSHPKQPCRPVSSGRGRS from the coding sequence GTGAGATCCGATCACGATTGTGGCGGGCGGGCGGGCCTCCATGCAATCCCCGGCTGGGCCTGGATGGTGGCCTGTGCAGCCTCATTCTGCGCGATGGGGGTGCTCGTGCGGGAACTGACGGTCGAGCACGCGGTCAACGTCTTCTGGATCGGCTGGGTGCGTTACCTGCTCGGGTTGGCCGTCATGGCGATCCCGGCGGCCACCGGGGCCTGGTCCCTGCGGGTCCACAACAAGCCGGTTTTCATCGCCCGGGGGATTTTGGGAAGCGTCGGCCTGCTCGTCTTCTTTCTCGCGGTTTCCACGGTGGGGTTGGGTCGCGGCACCGTGCTCTTTTATCTGATGGGAGTCTTCGGCACCCTGGCCGGCATGGTCCTGCTCCGCGAGCATCCGCGTCCTCTGGTCTGGGTGGCGGTCGTTGTCAGTGTGGCCGGGGTCCTGCTCAGTGCGGAGGCTGGCTGGCCGCGCGGAGGTGAATGGGCGGGGCTGATCGCCGCCGTTTTTTCCGGGACAACCCTTGCCCTGGTCCGGCTGCTTCGACGGACCGACTCCAACCAGGTCACTTTCTATGGACAGGGCCTTTGGGGAAGTGTGCTTCTGGCCGTGCCGGCCCTGCTGTCGTCGATGCCGCAGGGTTCGGGCGTCTGGTTGATGCTGGTGGCAATGAGCGCCCTGGATATCATCGGCCAGCTCTTCATGACCCAGGGACTGTCGATGATTCCGGTGGCGAAGGGTGGGGCGCTCATGATGCTCATCCCCATCTTCAGCCTGTTGGTCGGCGTGATCGGATTCGGTGAGTCGCTGACCCTTCTTCAGTGGGCCGGTTGCGGATTGGTTCTTTTGGCTTCCTTCCTTGCGGTGATCAGTCGATCGCACCCGAAGCAGCCATGCCGCCCGGTCTCGTCAGGTCGGGGGCGTTCCTGA